The genome window GCTGGCCCTTCCAGGGATTGCCTCCACAGCGCTGTTGTGCGTGATTTTTGCCTGGAACGAGGTGTTCTTTGCCCTCAACCTCACTTCCAGCGACGCCTCTCCACTGTCGGTGTTCATCAGTTCGTTCAAGACATCTGAAGGTCTCTTCTGGGCCAAGATGTCTGCTGCAGCCACCCTCACCATAGCCCCCGTGATGATATTCGGCTGGTTCGCCCAGAAACAGCTGATTCGCGGTCTCACCTTTGGGGCCGTCAAATGACCTCAGACCATGGACGGACCATGCATGCTGCCCTGATCACTGCTCCCCACACCATCGAGTATCAGGAGGTGTCCATTCCAGAGCCTCAGGCAGGAGAGGTGCGCATTCGTGTGCATCTGGCAGGGGTGTGTGGAACAGATGCCCACCTGCTCGAAGGTCACTTTCAGGCGAAACTCCCCCTCATTCCCGGTCACGAAATTGTGGGTTACATTGATGCACTCGGATCAGGGGTGCGGGGTTTCACGGAAGGGCAACGGGTGGTGCTGGACCCGGACCTGAATTGTGGGACCTGCATCATGTGCCAGAAAGGCATGCGTCACCAGTGCCTGCACTACGAGGCCATCGGGGTGACCCGTGCTGGAGGGTTTGCAGAGTACGTGGTGGCCCCATCAAGTGTGGTGTATGACGCCAGTGACCTTGATCCTGAAATGGCGGTGTTCGCTGAACCGCTCGGTTGTGTGGCCTGGGGCATCACCCGACTCAGGCCCGAACCTGGCTCTACAGCCTTGCTTTATGGGGCTGGAGGGATCGGGCTCCTGCTGATGCAGGCGTTGCTGGCCTCTGGCGTCAGTGAGATCACTGTGGTGGACCCGCAAACTGCCCGCCTTGAACTTGCGCGAAAGCTGGGAGCAAAACATGTGCTGCAGGCCTCTGCAGAAACAGGTGGGCAACTCAGGGACCTGTACCCTCATGGGTTTGACGTGGTGACCGAGGCCACAGGCGTGCCGAGGGTGCAGCAGGGAATGATCGATCAGGCGATTGCCGGAGGGAAGATTCTGGTGTTCGGGGTGGCCCCCGAGGAGGCGAAGATTGAGGTGAGCCCTTACGACATCTTCAGAAAAGACCTCTCCATTCTGGGCAGTTTTTCGCTGAATGCCACGATTCCTCTGGCCTTGAAGTGGATGCGCAGTGGTCAGGTGAAAACCAGTGAACTGATCACCGACACCGTGCCCCTGGGTCAACTGCATGAGGCCATCAGGCAGAAGATCATCGCCTCTCCAGAGTCTATCAAGGCCACTGTGGCTTTGCTTTGAGAACGTTCACAAGTTTTTTTGAGGTGCAAATGGATTTTTTCTGGTTCTCCACCTTCAGGCTG of Deinococcus cellulosilyticus NBRC 106333 = KACC 11606 contains these proteins:
- a CDS encoding zinc-dependent alcohol dehydrogenase family protein codes for the protein MTSDHGRTMHAALITAPHTIEYQEVSIPEPQAGEVRIRVHLAGVCGTDAHLLEGHFQAKLPLIPGHEIVGYIDALGSGVRGFTEGQRVVLDPDLNCGTCIMCQKGMRHQCLHYEAIGVTRAGGFAEYVVAPSSVVYDASDLDPEMAVFAEPLGCVAWGITRLRPEPGSTALLYGAGGIGLLLMQALLASGVSEITVVDPQTARLELARKLGAKHVLQASAETGGQLRDLYPHGFDVVTEATGVPRVQQGMIDQAIAGGKILVFGVAPEEAKIEVSPYDIFRKDLSILGSFSLNATIPLALKWMRSGQVKTSELITDTVPLGQLHEAIRQKIIASPESIKATVALL